Proteins co-encoded in one Candidatus Poribacteria bacterium genomic window:
- the rph gene encoding ribonuclease PH — translation MEREDGRQSNEMRPVTIKRHYIKHAEGSVLVATGDTHIICTASVIDQQPRFMRAQRIRNKGWVTAEYSMLPRSTSERMQREVTRGSIGGRTQEIQRLIGRSLRAAVDLYALEERTIWVDCDVIQADGGTRTAAITGAFIALWDACRGLVDSEKIKNFPIADNVAATSVGLIKGTPMLDLCYTEDSTADVDMNIVMTGSGKFIEIQGTAEETPFSREDYDQMLDLAVNGIQELIRLQNRMMLEGLDEACIGNP, via the coding sequence ATGGAAAGAGAAGATGGGCGACAATCAAATGAAATGCGTCCCGTCACAATCAAACGACACTATATCAAACATGCTGAAGGTTCAGTCCTCGTCGCAACAGGGGACACCCATATTATCTGTACCGCCTCTGTTATAGACCAGCAGCCCCGTTTCATGCGTGCGCAACGTATCAGGAATAAGGGCTGGGTAACGGCAGAATACTCAATGTTGCCCCGTTCCACCTCTGAGCGAATGCAACGGGAAGTCACCCGTGGGAGCATCGGTGGAAGAACGCAAGAAATTCAACGCCTTATCGGTCGTTCCTTACGCGCTGCTGTCGACTTATATGCTTTAGAAGAGCGAACAATCTGGGTAGATTGTGATGTGATTCAAGCCGATGGAGGGACACGCACAGCCGCTATTACTGGGGCTTTTATCGCTTTATGGGATGCCTGCCGTGGACTTGTTGACAGTGAAAAAATCAAAAACTTTCCGATCGCAGATAACGTTGCCGCGACCAGTGTAGGGTTGATTAAAGGCACACCGATGTTGGATCTCTGTTATACTGAAGATTCAACTGCCGATGTTGATATGAACATCGTTATGACCGGAAGCGGGAAGTTCATAGAAATACAGGGCACTGCGGAAGAGACCCCGTTTTCGCGTGAGGATTACGACCAGATGTTGGATCTCGCTGTCAACGGTATCCAAGAGCTCATTCGATTACAGAATCGTATGATGCTGGAGGGTTTAGATGAAGCTTGTATTGGCAACCCGTAA
- the rdgB gene encoding RdgB/HAM1 family non-canonical purine NTP pyrophosphatase: MKLVLATRNQGKVRELAEMLRNSRTANREPRTANSKEKRRSVTLASSRTANRESRTANNRSIEVISLKSYSDAPEVVEDGATYAENAIKKASVIAQYTGQLTLADDAGLEVNALNGAPGVNSKRWVGEDATDAKRIASLLEALEGVTDRRARFVAAIAVVCPDTDPEVVIGVCKGRITYIPAGESGFGYDPIFVPDGYEQTFAELGENIKNQISHRAKALQQALALIR, from the coding sequence ATGAAGCTTGTATTGGCAACCCGTAATCAAGGCAAAGTCCGAGAACTTGCGGAAATGCTTCGTAATTCGCGAACCGCGAACCGCGAACCGCGAACCGCGAATAGCAAAGAAAAGAGGCGTTCGGTAACGCTTGCGTCTTCGCGGACTGCGAATCGCGAATCTCGAACAGCCAACAATCGTTCTATTGAAGTTATATCCTTAAAGTCCTATTCTGACGCTCCAGAGGTCGTTGAGGACGGGGCAACATACGCTGAAAATGCTATTAAGAAAGCATCTGTAATTGCCCAATATACTGGGCAGCTTACACTTGCTGACGATGCAGGATTGGAAGTAAACGCCCTTAATGGCGCACCCGGTGTTAACTCCAAACGTTGGGTCGGTGAAGACGCGACTGATGCAAAACGGATTGCGAGCCTCCTTGAAGCCTTGGAAGGTGTTACAGATCGGCGTGCCCGTTTTGTCGCCGCAATCGCAGTCGTGTGTCCGGATACTGATCCTGAAGTCGTTATCGGTGTTTGCAAAGGGCGAATCACCTATATCCCTGCTGGCGAGAGTGGGTTCGGATATGATCCGATATTTGTACCCGATGGCTACGAACAGACCTTCGCAGAATTGGGAGAAAACATAAAAAACCAAATTAGTCACAGAGCCAAGGCATTGCAACAGGCACTTGCCTTGATTCGCTAA
- the efp gene encoding elongation factor P → MAALNDLRNGLVIRLNDTIYTIVDCQHVKPGKGSAFARTKIKRVSDGAVLDRTFRSNENVETVRVMDHRMQYMYRDGDSLWFMDNETFEQHSLLVEFVGDNLKFLKEGETVTIKMEGVTPLALELPNFVELQIVETDPGLRGDTVSGGSKRATLETGAVVNVPLFVQNETRIKVDTRTGKYVERI, encoded by the coding sequence ATGGCGGCACTTAACGATTTACGTAACGGATTGGTTATCCGACTTAACGATACGATTTATACTATAGTTGATTGTCAACATGTCAAACCAGGGAAAGGCAGTGCCTTTGCTCGCACAAAAATCAAGCGCGTTAGCGATGGGGCTGTTTTGGATCGGACCTTCCGTTCCAATGAAAACGTTGAGACCGTGCGGGTCATGGATCACCGGATGCAATATATGTATAGGGATGGCGATAGTTTGTGGTTTATGGACAACGAAACCTTCGAGCAACATTCGCTGCTTGTAGAATTTGTTGGTGATAACTTAAAGTTCCTAAAGGAAGGCGAGACGGTCACTATCAAAATGGAAGGGGTAACCCCGCTTGCCCTTGAACTCCCTAACTTCGTTGAACTTCAAATCGTTGAGACGGATCCAGGGTTACGAGGTGATACGGTGAGCGGTGGTTCAAAACGTGCTACGCTTGAGACGGGCGCGGTTGTTAACGTCCCACTGTTTGTTCAAAACGAAACGCGCATCAAAGTTGACACGCGTACTGGAAAATATGTAGAAAGGATTTAA
- a CDS encoding acetyl-CoA carboxylase, biotin carboxyl carrier protein, translating into MRQNKAKDRSQSPEQDFSSVLELVEQLAAILERTDLTEVRIRENELEVQVSKHPGSPPKYENLPLQPVETSIAVSPQSLPVEDMDIEDGEQVENNFINAPMPSRFYRAPGPDEPPFVEAGDVVSLGEPVAVLEVMKTYNPVEAPFSCEILEILVEDGDAVEYNQPLFRVRQQ; encoded by the coding sequence ATGCGTCAAAATAAAGCTAAGGACAGATCCCAATCTCCGGAACAAGACTTCAGCAGCGTGCTGGAACTCGTTGAACAGCTGGCAGCGATTCTTGAGCGCACTGACCTTACGGAAGTCCGCATCCGTGAAAATGAACTGGAAGTCCAAGTTTCCAAGCACCCCGGGAGTCCACCTAAGTATGAAAATCTGCCGTTACAACCGGTAGAGACGAGCATCGCAGTGAGTCCACAAAGCCTACCTGTTGAGGATATGGATATTGAAGATGGCGAGCAGGTCGAAAATAACTTCATCAATGCGCCGATGCCTTCGCGTTTTTACCGCGCCCCTGGACCTGATGAACCTCCCTTTGTTGAGGCGGGGGATGTCGTCAGTCTTGGTGAACCTGTAGCCGTGCTTGAGGTTATGAAAACATATAATCCAGTGGAAGCACCTTTTAGCTGCGAGATTTTGGAAATCCTCGTCGAAGACGGTGACGCAGTTGAGTATAACCAACCCCTCTTCCGAGTGAGGCAGCAATAG
- the accC gene encoding acetyl-CoA carboxylase biotin carboxylase subunit — protein MIKKILVANRGEIAVRIIRACKDMGIKTVAIFSTADEEALHVKYADEAYCIGPPPSAESYLKYANIISVADFANVNAIHPGVGFLAEDAQFAEICEAHEIRFIGPSIEDIRTMGDKVKALETAAKAGLKLIPGSQSGRRRNNKKGTVDTAEEAAQLAEKIGYPVGIKAVAGGGGRGIRIAENRPSLMNLFRTAKAEGEAAFGNGDVYIEKWIEEARHIEVQILGDMHGNVVHLGERECSIQRKQQKLLEEAPAASIPSKLRSDICKAAAKAARSIGYSNAGTIEFVVDKDNNFYFLEMNTRIQVEHTITESITGIDLIKEQIRLAMGEELGYSQSDVEIHGHAIECRINAEDPANQFMPSPGLVTTYHPPGGIGVRVDGYLYTGYTVPPHYDSLVAKLIASGRDREEAIARLDRALSEFRIEGIKTTIPLYQQILNDERFRNRAIFTNFLET, from the coding sequence ATGATAAAAAAAATATTAGTAGCAAATCGCGGTGAAATCGCTGTCCGTATTATTCGCGCATGTAAAGACATGGGAATTAAGACGGTCGCTATTTTCTCTACTGCTGATGAGGAGGCACTCCACGTTAAATACGCTGACGAGGCATATTGCATCGGACCGCCCCCATCAGCAGAAAGTTATCTCAAGTATGCCAATATTATTTCTGTCGCGGATTTTGCGAACGTCAATGCTATTCACCCAGGAGTGGGTTTTCTTGCTGAGGACGCACAGTTCGCCGAGATTTGCGAGGCACACGAAATACGATTCATCGGTCCTTCTATTGAGGATATTCGGACAATGGGGGACAAGGTAAAGGCATTGGAAACAGCAGCGAAAGCTGGTCTGAAATTGATTCCCGGCAGCCAAAGTGGTAGACGCAGAAACAATAAAAAAGGGACAGTCGATACTGCTGAGGAGGCGGCGCAACTCGCCGAGAAAATCGGTTATCCCGTCGGGATTAAAGCCGTCGCTGGCGGTGGAGGTCGCGGCATTCGGATTGCTGAGAACCGTCCAAGTTTGATGAACCTCTTTCGCACCGCGAAGGCTGAAGGTGAGGCTGCTTTTGGCAATGGCGATGTCTATATCGAGAAATGGATTGAAGAGGCACGGCATATTGAAGTCCAGATCTTAGGCGATATGCACGGGAATGTCGTTCACTTGGGTGAGCGTGAGTGTTCTATCCAGCGGAAGCAGCAGAAACTGCTTGAAGAAGCACCCGCCGCTTCTATTCCATCTAAACTTCGATCTGACATCTGTAAAGCCGCCGCAAAAGCCGCAAGATCCATCGGTTATTCAAACGCAGGGACTATTGAATTTGTTGTTGATAAAGATAACAATTTCTATTTCCTTGAAATGAACACGCGTATTCAGGTTGAGCATACGATCACTGAGAGTATTACCGGTATTGATCTCATTAAAGAACAAATCCGACTCGCAATGGGTGAGGAACTCGGATACAGCCAATCTGATGTTGAGATACACGGACACGCTATTGAGTGCCGGATTAATGCCGAAGACCCAGCGAATCAGTTTATGCCTTCGCCAGGGCTGGTCACCACCTACCACCCGCCAGGGGGCATAGGTGTTCGAGTCGATGGATACCTCTACACAGGGTATACCGTGCCACCTCACTACGATTCACTTGTCGCGAAACTTATCGCAAGCGGTAGAGACCGGGAAGAGGCAATTGCGCGATTAGATCGGGCGTTGTCCGAATTCAGAATTGAGGGCATAAAAACCACAATTCCGCTCTATCAGCAAATTCTCAACGACGAACGCTTCCGCAACCGGGCTATCTTTACAAATTTTCTTGAAACGTAG